Part of the Sorghum bicolor cultivar BTx623 chromosome 1, Sorghum_bicolor_NCBIv3, whole genome shotgun sequence genome, cataaaTAGGAGAGGACATAGAACTGGTTTGAGTCTTGGACGATATCATTTTGTGTGAATTTTGTACAAAGATGACAGAAAAGGAAACTAGTATTTGCTAATTCTGCTGTCGCAAGGTTGTCTACTGAGATTATATTCTGAACGTGGCGAACATCTTGTCGGTGAGCTGCAGTTGATCATTTGTCTGAAAAGTCGGGTCTTTTGACATGGTCTTCCCACGAGTAAACCCATCTTCCATCTCCTGACGATGGACAGGGGCAGTCAGTCTTGCATCTCAATATTCTAAATCCTCCATCCCTTTTGTGCCTCATACATAGGTCATAGCTTGAGATTGCTAGCGTGAGGTCCTCCAGGCATGAATATGTCAAACCTAATCATGAGTTTACTAGTAGAATATATGACAGCATCACCTGAAGGTTTAGCGCGTCCATATATGCCCTGTCCATGTCCCCTTTTTCAACGGTTCTGTCGTCAGTCCTTCTGTAGCCAACCGTAAGACAGACTTGTGTTAAGTGTAAGCAATAGTACTTATTCACACAACCTTGTTTCAGTGATTTTTACTGGATCGTTGACGTGGTGCCAATTCTTCATGTTTTACCCTGTCAAGAGGAGAAGTGGAGAAGAGGTCAAAACTCTGGTGTTCTGGTCATTGCATATTGGGTTGGCGCTCATGACGAGGGACCTCAGATACTACTAACTAATTAACTAGTCGGTGGACACTACATAAAAACATGTTTGGTAACCTAATAAATCACATTATTTGGACAAACCAGGCTGTGTGGTACGGTCTTGCTCTTGCAGTTGCCGTTTTCCTTTGTATACCGTACCAACTACCAGCCATGCCTTCATCTTCAGTTAACAATGACACAATTCTTCCTTTTTTAAAcgaatgaaaaagaaaataaaaggtaaacACTAGCTGCCTTTAGATATCGATCTGTCTCTCCCAGAGGGCTACATGTCATCTGCTTGAccaactgcatgcatgcatgcatgcacatatATACTTTGTGTAACCCTGGTCAAACTCAAACGGGCCGCCCGGGCATGCCTGCGTGCATGCTTCCATGTCGTTGATCAGGTCACTTGCTCTCGACTCCAAGAAACCCTCGTGCAGAAAGGATCAAGTTTCTTGACCCTGCTTCGTTCCAAGACCACAAGTGTATGTGTCAGAATATATATGAAACGATCATGCGTTGAGCTTTCATGTCTGACACTGGAAGATGTCACCATGCATGTACCAAACGGATGGATGGATCGAGGGAGAGCACAACAGGGCTGGGGATTCtcctataccagtttctttgcCTACAATTCAAAGAGCAGCGTGCATGAAAGCTCAGTCTCATCAACTTGTTGCGGTTCTTGAGCTGTAAGCTTCACCAAAACCAAGTggagtgtttttttttaaatatagtTGAAGAAGAGGTTATAGGAAGGGAAATCCGTCTGAAAAATGCTCTGTCGATCGAGCTAGGAAAGTTCCAAGAGGATGCCAATGCAAGTGCATGCCCGGGGTTAGTGAGAAACAAGCTGTCGGCGACACGCGTAGAGGTTAATCTACCTTGCTTGGATAGTAATAATTAATGTATATGTAAAAATATAGTTGGAGAGGAAAAAAGGGAGCAGGGGGTGTAAACATGGACCTAAAACCGCATTTCCTTTGATTTACAGTGGCAAGATTAGATTCGGAGCTAGTGACGCGATCCCACCAGCTACCATTTCTCCTCTCACCTACCGGATTGGGGCTCAGAGAGCTAGAGTTGTGCCTGTcaaaccagagagagagagagagagagatgcaaGAACACGTTGGTTTCTTTAAGCACCAAAGATGTGCCAACAAGAGATAGGTAAAGGATCAGGTCAATTTCCAGCAAGAAAATGCACTTCATCGATCGACCGGCTAGCTAGCTTTCAGCATGTTTTCCTCTGACGTCTCCATGTGCGTTCCGGCCGCCTCTTTTTAAAGCACAGACATCAACCTAGCACACGTTAatctttgctcttgtgttttggGTGTGCTTGCTTTTTGCCAATGAATCCTCCGGCCGGCCGTGTGTGTGATTCAAGCCGGGTGCGGGTCCAGATCAGAGAATCAGATCATATACTGTAACTCTCACGGCGCCGATATTGGGATGAGATGGACGGCGTGAGCAGCAGGGCGTTGGTGGCGtcagcgtcgtcgtcgtcgtcgtccaacATTTCCATCCCAATGTCGTCCTACAAGACAGGGATGGCGACGGGAGATGAACGCCGATATGACCTCTCACCCGATTCCCACCATCATCTGCTGCGGGCTACTCTGCCAAAAACCTACAGTCCTAGTGGCAAATGCACTCGCTAAACTACATAGTGTGTCAATTCGCGTAATCAATATATACACTGTGACTCATGTAAATAGTACTCCGTTCCTTCACAAAAGTGTGTGACGCTTATTGGGTTGCAATCAACAAATGAAAGCTTAAATACTCAATTGCTTAATTATTGCACAAGTGTGTAGAATCAGTATGGTAATCACGGCTCACCAAAGATTGAATCTTATGATTTGCTATAATTTGTAGTATGTTGCAAAATCAATTCATATTGTGTTTTGGTGGAACGTCCTAAAATGTGTAGTCAAGCTCTCTAAGCTTAACCATTAATCGGCTCTAGTTCTAACCCCATCTATCATAAGTTATTGAACCCATGGCCACATCATCACATATGCATGTAAACATGTGTCTCTATTGATTGTACAATGATACACGTACATGATATACACACTCATCACCTACTTTTGTTGTTGAAGCCACATCAGTTATGCTGAGGAAGTCATCAAAGATCCATATTGTTCAAGCGTGACTATTATGATGTGTGAATGATATCACTGAGCAGTGGCAGTGCAGTGGCTCAAGAGGATAGTGTATGGGCACTCCCTGCTATCTCCCACACTCCCAGCACCTAGACATAGCTATAGGTGGACAAACATTATGGACGCTTTACTTCTTCATTGTCGTCGCCTCGGCCCACCCATCCCCATCCTCCCAATGCCTTTCCTTGGCATCCTACTCATCTAGTCTATACATGCTCTCGGGGGTAAGGTGAAGGCACTCAGCCACCAACGAGTGTGGCAGGGTGGCGCTTGCCAGCGCTTAAGGGAGGATGAGGACATGGCGGCCAACTTCTGGGCAAGTCTCGGGGCGCATAGGGTGGAAATCAGGTCGTTATGCATGGTCGTGTGTTCTCTGAAGCAAGGTGGGTCGATCGATCTCCAGTGCCCATCTACCACACAACTGATGCCCTTCCTTGGCTGCACTGGCTCCGATGATCTTTGCCCCCTTTCCTTGATTCTCACGCATGCCATCAGCTGTTCATGTAGAGGTAAACCTTGCCTTCCGATGATCTTCGCTCCCTTTCCTTCATTCTCACGCATGCCATCAGTTGTTCATGTAGAGGTAAACCTTGCCCGGTGTTTCTGTGTTGTTGTTGTGTCTCTGTGTTATGCTTGTGTGTTGTGTTTCTATGGTTGTGATGTGGCTTTATGTTGTGCCTGTACAATGATTGAGGTGTAGAGAGACCAGAGGTGCTAAACTACTTGTTATTGCTTACCTGAATTTTGTTGATGAGTAGGTCAAAGTGGTCAATTAGTGGACAAGTTCTTACCTTCTAGtggtgacatggcaagatcaatagCTTGCATTGCATGGACCTTTGATATCACACATCTCCAACTGATTCCAAAGAAGCTTGTTGAGATAGATGGACAATGGCATTCTTAGTTTGTGCCTATGATTGATGGGAATGCAAATTTATTAATTGGATCAGTCATTGATTTTAAAATTTCTCAGCAATTGATTGAATGTTGAcatatttttctatattttcaaTTTTTCTTAGACTAGCTATGGAGGATCGAAGGTAGATGTATTTTAGGAACCATAGTACTTGTGATGAGTATTTAGATGGTATTAAACATCATTCATAAGAGCTGTATAGGTGGATATGTTGAATTGACACAAGACATCTATATATTATCAATGTTATGATTGCGGGAATGGAAAGAAATACTCAATTGCAAGTCCTTGCCCACTTGATCATCCGAGGGTTTGTGAATTACTATAAATGTTGGAACAAACATGGCGAAAGTGTTAATGATCATGACCTACAGGCTGGTTCTATGGACTAAGGATTCTATGGTAGTGGTATTGGTCATCAGGATGGAGAGGAAAGACTTCCTAGAACTCATGTCGGTCAGGATGCCAAGGACTCTTCGGCAGTCAGgatctcaagtgatgatgacctAGCAGATATTGGTGCCAACTATGTCCTTATGactgagaatctagatgatatgGTGCATGATGCCTTGAGGTTTGATACTCTAGTCAGTGTAAAGGGGACAATGAATGCTTCTAGTGCTAGATGACACTAACACCCTATTAGGATGTAGATATTCAGGCTTAGAATTCAGCATTGGCATTTACTATCTCTGAATACAGTTGTTTGGTTTGGAATTTAGAATTGGTATTTGTCCCAAATGCTAACTGGTATCCACTGCTTCTGTGCTCCCACATCCCCAATACTAAGCTCTCCTCCTCCATGGACAAGACGCTATGCTCGAGCTCTGCCCGCCATGGCCAAGGTTGAGCTTCCCTAACGTTGAGATCTGCCCCCACTTGCCATGGACGCCACCGCTGTTGAGGTCCCTCATCCCATTGCAGTCAAGCTCCTCCCCCATGGACGCTGACAATGAGTCTATCTTGAGGACGCATATGCTTTTGTATCCAAACATGAATCACATTTGAGCTACTTGCTAGTATTCCAAAAGCCAATTCAATGGCCCTCCAAGCAATAATATTTGAATTGTGGTCATTTCAATACCATGGCCACTTTAGTATCCAATTCAATTCTAGCCCCCCAATATCCACATTCAAATGGGCCCTGAGACTCTATGGTAAAATAACTCAAAGAAGGGGGTTTATGTAAGACACTGATGTTCCTTTCCCTAGTCTCATCCGTACGAGCACATGAAACGTCAGTTTGATGGCACGAGAGACATCATATGCTCCAAGACATTTCACCGAGGAATACGTCTATGAACAGGTAAAGGATGTCGATGTTACACTTGGTAAGGAAAGCATCGCCATTTGAAAACGAAAGTGTGATACATAATGTCATGATAAGAATAGGTGGAAGAAAAGTCAATTACATAGGAGCTACCTTACTTGATTGATATTAGTAGTGCATCATAGCATCGATGAGATGTGATCCCTCCTATTCAAGGCCCTCTATTTCGATTTAGGAATCTACTTTATAAGACAACTATTTTCCCAATGTGAAGTTAAAACTCAAGCACATGTTGTACCTCTTATTATAGACTCGCTCTCTCTGGATTTTATTAGAAACATAGATTCTAGATCCTAGACTCTCTTCCCGCTGAGAAATATGTGTTTAAGCATACATCACATTGTCCTACTATACCAATGAGCTCTAGCGACGACAAGACGGATGGAAGAACAGATAGGTCTAGAAACGGCGAAGAACAAGTGTCACCCGTGTTGCTCCTAGGGACAACGTGGGGGCTTGGCATGTTCCTTACAGGTGTTCCAGGAGTGCTCTGTATCAAGATAAAAAATTCACTAACCAAATGCTGCTTTTGGTATCTTTTCTAATTTCAAATGTAGATAGTTTTAgccctttttatttttctctaaaTGTAAGTCATCATAGAACTTGTATGCAATTTTTACCTTCTTATTTCTTCTTTAATCTTTGTCCTACCTTACAGATTCTACTAATGCCACAACTGAATGAGTCATCTTTTCAAAATGAGATATGGATAAACAAAGGATATCAAGATATTTGTTCTACTTTATTGATCCTACTGCATATATTAGATATAAAATTACTCGTATTTGGAACCAAAGGGAGAGTAGCTAGATGCATATATAAGGAGCTACTCTCTAGTGTAAGAAGCAGTAACTGACCATCTTTACCACATCATCACCTACTCAGAAACCTTAACCGAGTCaacaaaaaaagaagagcatgcatgattatatgtcaacatccatGACCAAGCATAaacacttctctagctcgatcGGTTGCTCCCTCCAACTCGCCACCACaatccaatatatatatatgtacaaacACATATGAAAACTCCAAGACACCACAGTACTTCACACATTCTCTTTCTATCTGTGCCTCTCCAATCAAACACCAAATTCATTCCTATCAAAATGGCACCTCTGTCAGGGCCAACAAGCAAGACTAGGAAGAGCGCTCTCCGACAcgtcctcctcctctgcctcCTCCTTCCATGTATCTCCCAACCACTCCCGGCTCCTTCCCCATCtccaacggcggcggcgcctccGGCGGCGACGCTTCACCTCTCGCCGTTCAACGACCGCCTCGACGCGGCGTACGTCGCGCTGCAGGCGTGGAAGCACGCCATCATCGAGGACCCCAAGAACCTGACCGCCGACTGGTGCGGGCCCTTCGTGTGCAACTACACCGGCGTCTTCTgcacggcggcgctggacgACCCGCACATCCTCACCGTCGCCGGCATCGACCTCAACCACGGCCGCATCGCCGGTTTCCTCCCGGACCACATCGGCCTCCTCGCCGACGTCGCGCTCATCCACCTCAACTCCAACCGCTTCCACGGCACGCTGCCGCCGTCCATGCAGCACATGCGCCTCCTCTACGAGCTGGACATCAGCAACAACCTCTTCTCCGGCGGGTTCCCGTCGTTCCTCACCTCGCTGCCGTCGCTCAAGTACCTGGACCTGCGCTTCAACAAATTCGACGGGGAGCTTCCGGACGCCGTGTTCGGGCGGCAGCTCAGCCTTGACGCCCTGTTCGCCAACAACAACCGCTTCAACGTGACCCTGTCGTCGAAGAGCCTGACCAACTCCACGGCGTCGGTCATCGTGCTCGCCAACACCGAGCTCGCCGGCTGCCTGCCGCCGAGCATCGGCGACATGGCCGACACGCTGGTGGAGCTCATCCTCCTCAACACCAGCATCAGCTCCTGCATCCCGCCGGAGATCGGCAAGCTCAAGAAGCTCAGGGTGCTGGACCTCAGCCGCAACGAGCTCGCCGGGGAGCTGCCGGAGAGCGTCGGGGACATGGAGAGCCTGGAGGTGCTCAACGTGGGGTACAACCAGCTGTCCGGCGTGGTGCCGGAGAGCATCTGCCTGCTGCCGAAGCTCAAGAACCTGACCGTCGCCGGCAACTACTTCTGCGGCGAGCCGGTGTCATGCCTCCACATCCCCGTGCGCGACGACCGGATGAACTGCATCCCCGAGTGGCCACACCAGCGCACGCACGAGGAGTGCATCGCCTTCGAGCACCGCCCGCCGGTGCACTGCGGCGCCGACGGCTGCATTGTTCATCACCCGCTGTGAAGGTGAAGCTCTAGCATACGcatcgcatgcatgcatgggcatGGCCATGCatacatcatgcatgcatgatcaGTCGTAGGCTGCTCTCGTAGCCGGTAGAGGCCGCGAAGCTAAATGCAATGCATATGTGGGTTCTACAAATGGTGATGGTGTTGCTGCAACTAAAAAAAGGGTACGTTTGCTAAAGGCAAAGTTATTTTTTTGGATTATAAATTCGCGTGAGTTTGATTTGTGTCGTCGGTGCCAAAAACAACCGTGTATTTGGTAGCGAGAAGGACTGCGAGTGGGTGTATTAGGTTTTTCGCCTTTGCTCTTTTTTCTTGTAGCTTTTGTTACCTGCACATAAAGGCATACATACTGCTAATATAAACCCTACAAGAATGTGACATGTATGTAATATATGCCTCAAATAAGAATTTAAATAAGGGGGTCAGAAAGCCTTCATTCTTTTTGTTCGAGAACGTGTTCGGTTGACACGTGTTTTATTAAGAGGAATATGAATTGTTTACGGCATGGGCACCGACGACAACAGGAGCGGTGTAAAGCACTAGATATATATTATTAGTGGCACACACAGTACATGTTTTGTATAGTTATTTGTACATATGGTTACTAAAAACAAGGATTTACTGTTTATTTAAATTCTGTATATATAAATAAACACAATGTATAACACGACATCAACATGCCTAACTGGACGTATATATGGACAGTTAGTTCAGCAAATTGGAGGGAGTATTTGGTAGTACAAGGATTATAATAACCAAAACAAGATGCAAAGAATGAGGGGGGGAAAATTCTCTGCATATCGTGATGCAGAAAATCTCTCATGCAACACTGGTTGTGTATCGTCTGATTTTGATCCATTGGTTGCCATGACACATGGTTGCGCAAGCCGCCCGCATGGTTGAGGCTGCCGTGATTTTTCAGCGGAGGATAGCGCTCCAAGTCAGGAACACGTGGACGCAGCAAAACAATGTTTTACAAGGGGCCGGGGGTTTACATCTTGCATGCATTGGATTTTTTCCAGAATGAAGGCTTTCGTGCACGGTCACCGCCAACAATTATTGTCCTCTAAATCTACATGCATACAAAACCTGCCAAAACTTGTGAAAATTTATAGGTAACATATACATTACTCTAGTCAAGAACCGTTAGCATGATGCGTTCCGTACGTAATTCAGAACCTAAAGAACTTCCATGAAAAATAGCTTCATAACTACTTGAGCTAGTGCATACGCACTTAATAAGTGTTTCTTAATATTATTATTAGCTCGCATATGTGTCAGTTTCTTAACATTAACTCCCTTGTTCATAAAAGAACATATATATCTTGACATTATTGACTCAAACTCTAGTACGCTACCTGATCTGATTGTGTAATGCTCAAACTACCACATGATCTATCtccatcaaatctttggtcaCTTTTGATATGTATGGCTCAACTAGAAAAGTtaaaagaagagaagaaatgGAGGATGCACATATATAATAGCCCTAGCTAGCTTTGAAAAGACCCTCATAAGCCACAGAAAATGGCTGgctctttaaatatttttagTTCCATACTCCGAAGAGTTGTTATTTGTTCTCTCACCAAAGTTATCACACTTGGGGTCAGACACTGATGCTAGGCATATCTTTGCGATCCGGATGCGCCTGCCCCCAGGCGAGACCACCGACCAAACAAGCCCTAGACACCACCTCTTGATGTATATACATATGTTTTCAATATTTCCCATAGCACAAAATGAATTATGCCTTTAATTCTTCAACTGATGTTCTCATTAATCATTTTTCTCTAATTATTGCATCGACTTCTACTTCAACCAAATTTATGTTTTTTGTATGTCTTCTTTTTTGTTACTTATATGATTGTTTCTTGCCCACATAGATTAATGAGTCATGTATGATTAATTTGACATAATGGTCATTTTGATCATACCATGTGTGATTAATTCTTCCTTCAAGTTAAAAATGTCAGTATTTTTGTGCTAAAATGGGCATATGTTTACGTGCTCAATGCATCATTCTGAAACTTTGGTGTTCATTTGGTTGTACTGATGGATTTTGGCGCGCGTTCAGTTTGTCAAAAATCCATGACAAATGAACTAGATCGGAGTTTGTT contains:
- the LOC8062233 gene encoding leucine-rich repeat extensin-like protein 6, whose translation is MKTPRHHSTSHILFLSVPLQSNTKFIPIKMAPLSGPTSKTRKSALRHVLLLCLLLPCISQPLPAPSPSPTAAAPPAATLHLSPFNDRLDAAYVALQAWKHAIIEDPKNLTADWCGPFVCNYTGVFCTAALDDPHILTVAGIDLNHGRIAGFLPDHIGLLADVALIHLNSNRFHGTLPPSMQHMRLLYELDISNNLFSGGFPSFLTSLPSLKYLDLRFNKFDGELPDAVFGRQLSLDALFANNNRFNVTLSSKSLTNSTASVIVLANTELAGCLPPSIGDMADTLVELILLNTSISSCIPPEIGKLKKLRVLDLSRNELAGELPESVGDMESLEVLNVGYNQLSGVVPESICLLPKLKNLTVAGNYFCGEPVSCLHIPVRDDRMNCIPEWPHQRTHEECIAFEHRPPVHCGADGCIVHHPL